Proteins encoded in a region of the Mycoplasma mobile 163K genome:
- a CDS encoding nucleotidyltransferase produces MAIGIIAEYNPFHNGHIYMINYIKNKFPNEEIIVFMSGKYTQRGEIAVASFETRKKYVLEAGVSKVYELPFETSTQAAHIFAQGAIKMLYEYNVDKLIFGSETNDIDLFYKIANTLKNNEQEYNLKLKEFLKQGLGFPNASSLALKSLVGYEIVMPNDILGLEYVKAIVNNNYNIQAYCLKRTINFHSEFTLENFASASYLRTLIYKSEDISKYSPMIFETIPDRIENYYEEFKQKVISTSKEELAKISLISEGLENRFKKIVLEAQDYDSFVNKANSKRYTSSRIKRIMLYILLDIKK; encoded by the coding sequence ATGGCTATCGGAATCATTGCGGAATACAATCCCTTTCATAATGGACACATTTACATGATAAATTACATTAAAAATAAGTTTCCTAATGAAGAAATTATTGTTTTTATGAGTGGTAAATATACTCAAAGAGGAGAAATTGCAGTTGCAAGTTTTGAAACAAGAAAAAAATATGTTCTTGAAGCAGGGGTTTCTAAAGTTTATGAATTGCCCTTTGAAACAAGTACTCAAGCAGCACATATTTTTGCTCAAGGAGCCATTAAAATGCTTTATGAATATAATGTTGATAAATTGATTTTTGGTAGCGAAACTAATGATATTGATTTATTTTATAAAATTGCAAATACTTTGAAAAATAATGAACAAGAATATAACTTAAAGCTTAAAGAATTTTTAAAACAAGGTTTAGGTTTCCCTAATGCAAGTTCTTTGGCTCTAAAATCATTAGTTGGTTATGAAATAGTCATGCCAAATGATATTTTAGGATTAGAATATGTTAAGGCAATTGTTAATAATAATTACAATATCCAAGCTTATTGTTTAAAAAGAACAATTAATTTTCACTCAGAATTTACCCTTGAAAATTTTGCTTCTGCTTCATATTTGAGAACTTTAATTTATAAAAGCGAAGATATTTCAAAATATTCACCAATGATTTTTGAAACAATTCCAGATCGAATTGAAAATTACTATGAAGAATTTAAACAAAAAGTTATTAGTACTTCAAAAGAAGAATTAGCTAAAATTTCTTTAATTTCAGAAGGTTTAGAAAATAGATTTAAAAAAATTGTGCTTGAAGCACAAGATTATGATTCTTTTGTGAATAAAGCAAATAGTAAAAGATATACATCTAGTAGAATTAAAAGAATAATGCTTTACATACTTTTAGATATCAAAAAATAG
- the rpmF gene encoding 50S ribosomal protein L32, whose protein sequence is MAIVPKRKTSKQRKRLRRSHHALDIQNLVKCSNCSQKIQQHRTCMFCGFYKNKKVEGFQARNDR, encoded by the coding sequence ATGGCAATAGTACCAAAACGTAAAACATCAAAACAACGTAAACGTCTACGTCGTTCGCATCATGCTTTAGATATCCAAAATCTTGTAAAATGTTCTAATTGTTCACAGAAAATCCAACAACACCGTACATGTATGTTCTGTGGATTTTATAAAAACAAAAAAGTTGAAGGTTTCCAAGCACGTAATGATCGTTAG
- the pgsA gene encoding CDP-diacylglycerol--glycerol-3-phosphate 3-phosphatidyltransferase has protein sequence MNLANRITVFRLIIFFPFVILLSLFYFFRSQNEYLYSAAAIFVLAMFSDFLDGYIARKQNTITTFGKLFDPLADKIITNTALIALSVFGYLPIFVTALFIARDIIVDGSRNIAAANKIEIAASIWGKYKTIIVSIGVSIVLFLAPIFNTNNIIMQIINIPIYIGLILSLVSGIQYLSKIKEYINAK, from the coding sequence ATGAATTTAGCAAACAGAATTACAGTTTTTAGATTGATTATTTTTTTCCCTTTTGTTATTCTTTTGAGTCTTTTTTACTTTTTCAGATCTCAAAATGAATACTTATATAGTGCTGCAGCAATTTTTGTTTTAGCAATGTTTAGTGATTTTCTAGATGGTTATATTGCAAGAAAGCAAAATACAATTACAACATTCGGAAAACTTTTTGACCCTTTAGCTGATAAAATTATTACAAATACAGCCTTAATTGCTCTTAGTGTTTTTGGATATTTACCAATTTTTGTAACAGCTTTATTTATTGCTAGAGATATTATTGTAGATGGTTCAAGAAATATAGCTGCAGCCAATAAAATTGAAATTGCAGCTTCAATTTGAGGGAAATACAAAACAATTATTGTTTCAATAGGAGTTTCAATTGTTTTATTTCTTGCTCCTATTTTTAATACAAATAATATTATTATGCAAATAATTAATATTCCAATTTATATTGGTTTGATACTTTCACTTGTATCTGGAATCCAATATTTATCTAAAATAAAAGAATATATAAACGCTAAATAA
- a CDS encoding MHJ_0274 family protein, whose translation MDLVLKTSNVLGTQGSGTNNVVWVIFGLIVALAAGFFLFTFLRDKRKKRIIREDKIRKLIKSEIIQQEIILEINNLITLNKQALDEFIPSIGKLKMSEINDISKNKLKELTESEKYFKYIKSQDEFKDFQNHLQNLSQNKANVWEKICSESLDFFKNKFEKIDWNDELKEYNLKSKNQLEKLFFLKNNNDLEKTE comes from the coding sequence ATGGATTTAGTTTTAAAAACATCTAATGTACTAGGGACTCAAGGGAGTGGAACAAATAATGTTGTTTGAGTAATTTTTGGTTTAATTGTTGCTCTAGCTGCGGGATTTTTTTTATTTACTTTTTTAAGAGATAAAAGAAAAAAAAGAATTATTAGAGAAGATAAAATTAGAAAACTTATTAAAAGTGAAATTATTCAACAAGAAATTATTTTAGAAATTAATAATTTGATCACCTTAAACAAACAAGCTTTAGATGAGTTTATTCCTTCTATAGGTAAATTAAAAATGTCAGAAATTAATGATATTTCAAAAAACAAATTAAAGGAACTAACAGAATCAGAAAAATACTTTAAATATATTAAATCTCAAGATGAATTTAAAGATTTTCAAAATCATTTACAAAATTTATCCCAAAATAAAGCAAATGTTTGAGAAAAAATTTGCTCAGAATCACTTGATTTTTTCAAAAATAAGTTTGAAAAAATTGATTGAAACGATGAATTAAAAGAATATAATTTAAAAAGTAAAAATCAATTAGAAAAACTATTTTTTTTAAAAAATAATAATGATTTAGAAAAGACAGAATAA
- a CDS encoding MAG0490 family ComEA-like DNA-binding protein has translation MKRIYFLYSFLFCLFASTGSFIWINQTQRQDFDSKSKIKIEIKGAFKFPGIRIFDTQITILDVLRENEYFENADFSKLNLLNKIENNMVIFLPFKTLEENEKILISKLIHVSQITSRGINLKIATEILEKRNELKTWNEISLIKGIGPKTLEKLKEFLII, from the coding sequence GTGAAGCGAATTTATTTTTTATATTCATTTTTATTTTGTTTATTTGCTTCAACAGGATCTTTTATTTGAATTAATCAAACTCAAAGGCAAGATTTTGATAGTAAAAGCAAAATTAAAATCGAAATTAAAGGTGCATTTAAATTTCCAGGAATTAGAATTTTTGATACACAAATTACAATTTTAGATGTTTTAAGAGAAAATGAATATTTTGAAAATGCTGATTTTTCTAAATTGAATTTACTCAATAAAATTGAAAATAACATGGTAATTTTTCTTCCGTTTAAAACTTTAGAAGAAAATGAAAAAATTTTAATTTCAAAATTAATTCATGTTTCCCAAATAACATCAAGAGGGATTAATTTAAAAATAGCAACTGAAATTTTAGAAAAAAGAAATGAGTTAAAAACATGAAATGAAATATCTCTTATAAAGGGAATTGGGCCAAAAACTTTAGAGAAATTAAAAGAATTTTTAATTATTTAA
- a CDS encoding MAG0480 family ComEC-like protein: MKWNISYKGNWAKNFREIKRIFNYLIFNLLTILIPVIIFLLLNEFSIFWIVTCILFSIILMFDFKRFMLMTGISFFVVLVKFFWYDSFLIEKNIEGTFFVKNKIKGGYFISIENQIYYLRTKEILLENFFYHIQGSLIKLDNAEFELYLKSNQIHHEIINFKIIEKNEFFNLRKIIENYLNDSEIFYKTYMNLLIIGNKSNVNQIFVEKIKDLNMIHIFVISGFHFNILYFIFNKGFKLLKINENLANLFIFSMLIFYLYILDFNISSLRSLLFLFAHYVNKKILKNKFSKLEILIFIFAILFLFNFYIIYSLSFLFSFALVLLIYALNVISFKNKSFKFFFFSIFIGFASILFNLHINKSFNMFSIFYNFILSPIVAVLYVFSFILMPFKFLLNYIFYLFDYLLIFLNSTSVQLNLNIQHDWIVVIYFILYVCILFMVTKTTWFEIKLKSLYPKVKQNL, encoded by the coding sequence ATGAAATGAAATATCTCTTATAAAGGGAATTGGGCCAAAAACTTTAGAGAAATTAAAAGAATTTTTAATTATTTAATTTTTAACTTATTAACAATTTTAATTCCTGTGATTATTTTTTTATTGTTGAATGAATTCTCAATATTTTGAATTGTAACTTGTATATTATTTTCAATAATTTTAATGTTCGATTTTAAAAGATTTATGCTTATGACAGGAATTTCTTTTTTTGTTGTTTTGGTAAAATTTTTTTGATATGATTCATTTTTAATTGAAAAAAACATTGAAGGTACATTTTTTGTAAAAAATAAAATCAAAGGAGGATATTTTATTTCAATTGAAAATCAAATCTACTATTTAAGAACAAAAGAAATACTTTTAGAAAATTTTTTTTACCATATTCAAGGATCTCTTATTAAATTAGATAATGCTGAATTTGAATTATATTTAAAATCTAATCAAATTCATCATGAAATTATCAATTTTAAGATTATTGAAAAAAATGAATTTTTTAATTTAAGAAAAATTATTGAAAATTATTTAAATGATTCAGAAATTTTTTACAAAACTTATATGAATTTGTTAATTATTGGAAACAAAAGTAATGTAAATCAAATTTTTGTTGAAAAAATTAAAGATTTAAATATGATTCATATATTTGTAATATCAGGTTTTCACTTTAATATTTTGTATTTTATCTTTAACAAAGGATTTAAATTATTAAAAATAAATGAAAATTTAGCAAACTTATTTATTTTTTCAATGTTAATATTTTATTTGTATATTCTTGATTTTAATATTTCTTCTCTTAGGTCGTTATTATTTCTTTTTGCTCATTATGTTAATAAAAAAATTCTAAAAAATAAATTTAGCAAATTGGAAATTTTAATATTCATTTTTGCAATATTATTTCTCTTTAATTTTTATATTATTTATTCACTATCATTTTTATTCAGTTTTGCTCTTGTATTATTAATTTATGCCTTAAATGTAATATCTTTTAAAAATAAAAGTTTCAAATTCTTCTTTTTTTCAATTTTTATAGGTTTTGCTTCCATTTTGTTCAATTTGCACATAAATAAATCTTTTAATATGTTCTCTATTTTTTACAATTTTATCCTTTCTCCAATTGTTGCTGTACTCTATGTATTTTCATTTATTTTAATGCCGTTTAAATTTTTATTAAATTATATTTTCTATCTTTTTGACTATCTACTTATTTTTCTAAATTCTACTTCAGTTCAATTAAATTTAAATATTCAACATGATTGAATTGTTGTAATTTACTTTATACTATACGTATGTATTTTATTTATGGTAACGAAAACTACTTGATTTGAAATCAAATTAAAAAGCTTATATCCAAAAGTAAAACAGAACCTATAA
- the holA gene encoding DNA polymerase III subunit delta, which translates to MIWNQIKKLISKSKTEPIIFDEESNIYELINEIESYDLFSNEKTIIVKNLWLLKKEDKKLSEILISSLENINSKYKIIFLLEEDKINNKNSLIHFLLNNSKVDNVKKYNPKELISVIEKIIVAKKGTISHEAIIEFILKVPNDLRIIIQEIDKLLLLTKDITKEIVISETSDYFESDAFSFINAINEFDFKKIYETLQEKIINYEEIGQLLGQLNSHLNLSFLIHTNFQLGKNLKKIEEQYNIHHFRLRKAFDFLKKIGYKNLVYLISKNAELDFAIKNGSIDEIIGIKNLILDLFKIDL; encoded by the coding sequence TTGATTTGAAATCAAATTAAAAAGCTTATATCCAAAAGTAAAACAGAACCTATAATTTTTGATGAAGAGTCCAATATTTATGAATTAATAAATGAAATAGAATCTTATGATTTGTTTAGTAATGAAAAAACAATAATTGTAAAAAACTTGTGATTGTTAAAAAAAGAGGATAAAAAATTATCTGAAATATTGATTAGTTCTTTAGAAAATATCAATAGCAAATATAAAATTATTTTTTTACTTGAAGAAGATAAAATTAATAATAAAAATTCTTTAATTCATTTTTTACTCAATAATTCAAAAGTTGATAATGTTAAAAAATATAACCCAAAAGAACTTATAAGTGTGATTGAAAAAATTATAGTTGCGAAAAAGGGAACAATTTCTCATGAAGCTATTATTGAATTTATTTTAAAAGTTCCTAATGACTTAAGAATTATCATCCAAGAAATCGATAAACTTCTTTTACTGACAAAAGATATCACAAAAGAAATTGTAATTTCAGAAACTTCAGATTATTTTGAAAGTGATGCTTTTAGTTTTATTAATGCAATAAATGAATTTGATTTTAAAAAAATTTACGAAACATTACAAGAAAAAATTATAAATTATGAAGAAATAGGACAATTATTAGGACAATTGAATTCTCATTTAAATTTATCTTTTCTAATTCATACAAACTTTCAATTAGGAAAAAATTTAAAAAAAATTGAAGAACAATATAACATACATCATTTTCGCCTTCGAAAGGCTTTTGATTTCTTAAAAAAAATTGGTTATAAAAATCTTGTTTATCTAATAAGTAAAAATGCTGAACTAGATTTTGCTATAAAAAATGGTAGTATTGACGAAATAATAGGTATAAAAAATCTAATTTTAGATTTATTTAAAATTGATTTATAA
- a CDS encoding glucan 1,6-alpha- (dextran) glucosidase → MKSKKKELFYFLRPSLFYDSNNTNEGDFEGLLKKKEYFQKFQVDNVVFPNLLKIYDVKNNTDLKKIFDSKGYLESLIDLIYFFKSKKINVGVKFDVSDLNNEYSIFLKIQKFYNNGKNPVVNDTNDFYLVEENSLDNNLKSNFSKFEIMAKFFLNIGFNFFIFENLDILFNSKNFDNNLNLLNLYKNAIQKINEKSYVLGEFKNFDFSNIQKVEKSKIFQKIIIYNLSYIGIKNEKKISTNWRTHLRKINSKNNWDFVVLSLNNDDFGWFFSRNGKENLYSENIMKGFFLFQVLIKNDFLIFSGEEIGSLRSKNINYKNNVSKNWLIKRMELKNRNWTKKNIEDYRNFIHPTNINTVFNWNSNENAGFNSNLERKNLSFQYKKFNLEDLENNKSSIWNFYLMLLRLKNNEKMIDIMSNFKYNISYNIFNKNAFEINYKNKNKNIKILLNFSSKPTKIFISKKYKVLVTTYSNKKYDENVKFLDPYESLIAIKNIEMKF, encoded by the coding sequence ATGAAAAGCAAAAAAAAGGAACTATTTTATTTTTTAAGACCTTCATTATTTTATGATTCTAACAATACAAATGAAGGTGATTTTGAAGGACTTTTAAAGAAAAAAGAATATTTTCAAAAATTTCAAGTTGATAATGTGGTTTTTCCAAATTTACTAAAAATTTATGATGTAAAAAATAACACTGATTTGAAAAAAATTTTTGATAGCAAGGGATATCTAGAAAGTTTAATTGATTTAATTTATTTTTTTAAGTCTAAAAAAATAAATGTTGGAGTAAAATTTGATGTTTCTGATTTGAATAATGAATATAGTATCTTTTTAAAAATTCAAAAATTTTACAATAATGGCAAAAATCCTGTAGTAAATGATACTAATGATTTTTATTTAGTGGAAGAAAATTCTCTAGATAATAATCTAAAATCTAATTTTTCTAAATTCGAAATAATGGCAAAATTTTTTTTAAATATTGGATTTAATTTTTTTATTTTTGAAAACTTAGATATTCTTTTTAATAGCAAAAATTTTGATAATAACTTAAATTTGTTGAATTTATATAAAAATGCTATTCAGAAAATTAATGAAAAATCTTATGTATTGGGTGAGTTTAAAAATTTTGATTTTTCTAACATTCAAAAAGTTGAAAAATCTAAAATTTTTCAAAAAATAATAATTTATAATTTATCTTACATAGGTATTAAAAACGAAAAAAAAATTAGTACAAATTGAAGAACTCATTTGCGTAAAATAAATTCAAAAAATAATTGAGATTTTGTTGTATTAAGTTTGAATAATGATGATTTTGGTTGATTTTTTTCTAGAAATGGAAAAGAAAATTTATATTCAGAAAACATAATGAAAGGATTTTTTTTATTTCAAGTTCTTATCAAAAATGACTTTCTTATTTTTAGCGGAGAAGAAATAGGCTCTTTAAGGTCTAAAAATATAAATTACAAAAATAATGTAAGTAAAAATTGATTAATTAAACGAATGGAATTGAAAAATAGAAACTGAACTAAAAAAAATATAGAAGATTATAGAAATTTTATTCATCCAACAAACATAAACACAGTATTTAATTGAAACAGCAATGAGAATGCAGGTTTTAATTCAAATCTTGAAAGAAAGAACTTGTCATTTCAATACAAAAAATTTAATTTAGAAGATTTGGAAAATAATAAATCCTCCATTTGGAATTTTTATTTAATGCTTTTGAGATTAAAAAATAATGAAAAAATGATTGATATAATGAGCAATTTTAAATACAATATTTCATACAATATTTTTAATAAAAATGCTTTTGAAATAAACTATAAAAACAAAAATAAGAATATTAAAATTCTTCTGAATTTTAGTTCAAAACCTACTAAAATTTTTATCTCAAAAAAATACAAAGTATTAGTAACAACATATAGTAATAAGAAATATGATGAAAATGTTAAATTTTTAGATCCTTATGAATCACTAATTGCAATTAAAAATATTGAAATGAAATTTTAA
- a CDS encoding ATP-dependent Clp protease ATP-binding subunit codes for MQMNYKKPDDNDPLKQFGRNLTDLAKKNMLEPVIGREDEIRRIIRILSRKTKNNPVLVGEPGVGKTAIVEGLAKKIHDAQVPEDLKNKEVIEISLPSLIAGASYQGQFEERIKSLMDKIEKNQGKYIIFIDEIHLLIGTGKNSSNSTMDAANIFKPALARGQMQLVGATTIEEYRKYIESDSALERRMQKVKVAEPNIEDTITILRGIKGRFETFHNVKISDKALIAAANLSARYISDRFLPDKAIDLVDEAASTIKTEINSQPEELEKIQQKIITFETEKAALKSENTIQSNLRVEELNNELKKLNSEHKILSEKWISEKNVVIELNDKKRKIESLKHEVSKLQNEGLYEKASKIMYSDLPKIEKELKILENLNKEKNSLIKEDVTENEIAEIVSKWTMIPISKLLEKQKDKLLNLQSELKKQVKGQEEAIELVSDTILRSRANINDPNKPIGSFIFMGPTGVGKTELAKSLAYVLFDSKKQLIRLDMSEYSEKHSISKIIGSPPGYIGYENGGQLTELIRQKPYSIVLFDELEKAHPDVLNVLLQILDDGILTDAKGKTINFKNTIIIMTTNLGSDLILEKVYDPKELRKILLKFVKPEFLNRIDEIIPFKELDKDTIKEIIENELNELEKRVYQNQTIFIKFDDSIVEYISKQGYDNLYGARPLKRVIQNKIQSKIALNIISGNLKPNESYIILIENENLVIKNALVN; via the coding sequence ATGCAAATGAACTACAAAAAACCAGATGATAATGATCCATTGAAACAATTTGGAAGGAATTTAACAGATTTGGCTAAGAAAAACATGTTAGAACCTGTTATTGGTAGAGAAGACGAAATTAGAAGAATTATTAGAATTTTATCAAGAAAAACAAAAAATAACCCTGTTCTTGTTGGAGAACCAGGTGTAGGGAAAACTGCAATTGTAGAAGGTTTGGCAAAAAAAATCCATGATGCACAAGTTCCAGAAGATTTAAAAAATAAAGAAGTAATAGAAATAAGCTTACCTTCTTTAATTGCAGGAGCATCTTACCAAGGGCAATTTGAAGAAAGAATCAAAAGTTTAATGGATAAAATCGAAAAAAATCAAGGAAAATACATAATTTTTATTGATGAAATTCATTTACTGATTGGGACCGGAAAAAACAGTTCAAATTCTACAATGGATGCTGCAAATATTTTTAAACCGGCTTTAGCAAGAGGACAAATGCAACTAGTAGGAGCCACAACAATCGAAGAATATAGAAAATACATTGAAAGTGATTCAGCTTTAGAAAGAAGAATGCAAAAAGTAAAAGTTGCTGAACCTAACATCGAAGACACAATTACAATTTTAAGAGGTATAAAAGGAAGATTTGAAACATTTCATAATGTAAAAATAAGTGACAAGGCTTTGATTGCAGCAGCAAATTTATCTGCTAGATATATTTCAGATCGTTTTTTACCAGATAAAGCAATTGATTTAGTGGATGAAGCAGCTTCGACAATTAAAACTGAAATTAATTCTCAACCCGAAGAATTAGAAAAAATTCAACAAAAAATTATTACTTTTGAAACTGAAAAAGCAGCTTTGAAATCTGAAAATACTATTCAAAGTAATTTAAGAGTTGAAGAGCTTAATAATGAATTAAAAAAACTAAACTCTGAACATAAAATATTAAGCGAAAAATGAATTTCAGAAAAAAATGTTGTTATTGAATTAAATGATAAGAAAAGAAAAATTGAGAGTCTGAAACATGAAGTTTCAAAATTGCAAAATGAAGGTCTATATGAAAAAGCTTCAAAAATCATGTATAGTGATTTACCAAAAATTGAAAAAGAATTGAAAATATTAGAAAATTTAAATAAAGAAAAAAATAGTTTAATAAAAGAAGATGTTACAGAAAATGAAATTGCTGAAATTGTTAGCAAATGAACAATGATCCCAATTTCTAAATTATTAGAAAAACAAAAAGATAAATTATTAAACTTACAATCTGAACTAAAAAAACAAGTAAAAGGGCAAGAAGAAGCTATTGAACTTGTTTCGGATACAATTTTAAGATCTAGAGCAAATATCAATGATCCTAACAAGCCAATTGGTTCTTTTATTTTTATGGGTCCAACAGGAGTAGGAAAAACAGAATTAGCCAAATCACTTGCTTATGTTCTTTTTGATAGTAAAAAACAACTCATTAGATTAGACATGTCAGAATATTCAGAGAAACATTCAATTTCTAAAATAATCGGATCTCCACCAGGGTATATTGGATATGAAAATGGTGGCCAATTAACAGAATTGATTAGACAAAAACCTTATTCGATTGTGCTTTTTGATGAATTAGAAAAAGCTCATCCCGATGTCTTAAATGTTTTATTGCAAATTTTAGATGATGGAATATTAACCGATGCTAAAGGTAAAACAATTAATTTTAAAAATACAATAATTATAATGACTACTAATTTGGGTTCCGATTTAATTTTAGAAAAAGTGTATGATCCTAAAGAATTGAGGAAAATACTATTAAAATTTGTAAAACCAGAGTTTTTAAATAGAATTGATGAAATTATCCCATTTAAAGAACTGGATAAAGATACAATAAAAGAAATAATAGAAAATGAATTAAATGAATTAGAAAAAAGAGTTTATCAAAATCAAACTATTTTCATTAAATTCGATGATTCAATAGTTGAATATATTTCAAAACAAGGATATGATAATCTTTATGGAGCAAGACCACTGAAAAGAGTTATTCAAAATAAAATCCAAAGCAAAATTGCTTTAAATATTATTTCAGGAAATTTGAAACCTAATGAATCTTATATTATTTTGATTGAAAATGAGAATCTTGTTATAAAAAATGCATTAGTAAACTAA